One genomic segment of Nonomuraea coxensis DSM 45129 includes these proteins:
- a CDS encoding TetR/AcrR family transcriptional regulator produces MKSVKNGRDGRTRIIEGALRRFSQDGVSATTLASLREESGVSVGSFYHHFASKEHVFGVLYAEILDAYQAAFLSELTEHEDARAGIEAVVAFHMRWAGEHPERARLLISERPPRKQEPGGAEVAEARRAFFRQVSDWWRPHMKNGLLQPVHPTMCYVLWLGPAQEMCRLWFAGAHTPTEEEIKGLGEAAWHSLRQPPG; encoded by the coding sequence GTGAAGAGTGTCAAGAACGGACGCGACGGCCGGACCCGCATCATCGAGGGCGCCCTCCGCCGCTTCAGCCAGGACGGGGTGTCGGCCACGACGCTGGCCAGCCTCCGCGAGGAGAGCGGTGTCAGCGTCGGCAGCTTCTACCACCACTTCGCCAGCAAAGAGCACGTCTTCGGCGTCCTCTACGCCGAGATCCTCGACGCCTACCAGGCGGCCTTCCTCTCGGAGCTGACCGAGCACGAGGACGCGCGCGCCGGCATCGAGGCCGTCGTCGCCTTCCACATGCGCTGGGCCGGCGAACATCCCGAGCGGGCCCGGCTGCTCATCAGCGAGCGGCCCCCGCGCAAGCAGGAGCCGGGCGGGGCGGAGGTCGCCGAGGCCCGGCGGGCGTTCTTCCGCCAGGTGTCCGACTGGTGGCGGCCGCACATGAAGAACGGGCTGCTCCAGCCGGTGCACCCGACCATGTGCTACGTCCTGTGGCTGGGCCCGGCGCAGGAGATGTGCCGGCTGTGGTTCGCGGGGGCGCACACGCCGACCGAGGAGGAGATCAAGGGGCTGGGCGAGGCCGCCTGGCACAGCCTCCGCCAGCCCCCCGGGTGA